The following are encoded in a window of Bacillus sp. SORGH_AS_0510 genomic DNA:
- a CDS encoding homogentisate 1,2-dioxygenase: MYYKQMGKIPHKRHTMFKKDDGSLYREQVMGTKGFSGTQSILYHQYMPTEVVKSEMLGKYLPEYEDQQSLKHRHFLTSMAKKQGDALTARNYILGNSDLLIGTAQITKPMQSYYRNGDGDEMLFIHHGSGKLETMFGTITYRSGDYLIIPIGTIYRVIPSENDVTTMLFVESFSQITTPRRYRNEYGQLLEHSPFCERDFRGPETLVSFNQKGQYEVLTKSRGMISSHILGHHPLDVVGWDGYLYPWAFNIEDFEPITGRVHQPPPVHQTFEGNNFVVCSFVPRLYDYHPEAIPAPYYHSNVNSDELLYYVDGNFMSRKGVQEGSITLHPSGIPHGPHPGKTEASIGKKETLELAVMIDTFHPLKVVKNAQEIEDPAYMYTWYEK, encoded by the coding sequence ATGTATTACAAACAAATGGGGAAGATTCCGCATAAACGACATACGATGTTTAAAAAAGATGATGGCAGCCTTTATCGTGAGCAGGTGATGGGGACGAAAGGATTTTCTGGTACTCAATCTATCTTGTACCATCAGTACATGCCGACAGAGGTTGTTAAATCTGAAATGCTTGGTAAATATTTGCCGGAATATGAAGACCAGCAGTCACTAAAGCATCGACACTTCTTAACTAGTATGGCCAAAAAACAGGGGGATGCTCTCACTGCTCGAAATTATATTTTAGGTAATTCTGACTTATTAATAGGAACAGCACAAATAACCAAGCCGATGCAAAGTTACTATCGCAACGGTGATGGGGATGAGATGCTTTTCATACATCATGGTTCAGGAAAATTAGAGACCATGTTCGGTACCATTACCTATCGTTCAGGAGATTACCTAATTATTCCAATCGGGACGATATATCGAGTTATTCCAAGTGAGAATGACGTGACAACCATGTTATTTGTTGAATCCTTTAGTCAGATTACTACTCCAAGACGTTATCGGAATGAATATGGTCAGCTGCTCGAACATAGCCCTTTCTGTGAACGAGATTTTCGAGGGCCTGAAACACTTGTATCATTTAATCAAAAGGGTCAATATGAAGTATTAACCAAATCAAGAGGAATGATTTCCTCTCATATTCTAGGACACCATCCACTTGATGTAGTTGGGTGGGATGGATATTTATATCCATGGGCATTTAATATCGAGGATTTTGAACCCATAACAGGAAGGGTTCATCAGCCGCCTCCTGTACACCAGACGTTTGAAGGGAATAATTTTGTTGTTTGTTCGTTCGTCCCTCGATTGTATGATTATCATCCTGAAGCTATTCCGGCACCATATTACCATAGTAATGTAAATAGTGACGAACTCCTTTATTATGTGGATGGAAACTTTATGAGCCGTAAAGGAGTCCAAGAGGGTTCCATTACTCTACATCCAAGTGGTATTCCACATGGACCTCATCCAGGGAAAACGGAAGCTAGCATAGGTAAGAAAGAAACGCTTGAGCTCGCAGTTATGATTGACACCTTCCATCCTCTGAAAGTGGTTAAAAATGCTCAAGAAATAGAGGATCCAGCTTATATGTATACTTGGTATGAAAAGTAA
- a CDS encoding CoA pyrophosphatase codes for MNLENILRKLTNHTPTILGSEKFSKFAIMLPLLQKENEIHVLFEVRSLELRRQPGEICFPGGKIDSQDINEQGAAIRETVEELGISREAIKNIFPLDYMISPYGMIVYPFVGFITEPNKVKPNPSEVGEIFTVPLSFFVNHPPNIYKINFKAEPEENFPYDLIAGGKNYNWRTRDLEEYFYHYNDKVIWGLTAKILVHFIEMVR; via the coding sequence ATGAACCTGGAAAATATCTTAAGGAAGTTAACAAACCATACTCCCACCATTTTAGGTAGTGAAAAATTTTCGAAATTTGCTATAATGTTGCCGCTTCTACAAAAAGAAAACGAAATTCATGTGTTATTCGAAGTACGTTCCCTTGAATTAAGGAGGCAGCCTGGTGAAATTTGTTTCCCAGGAGGAAAAATTGATTCACAGGATATTAATGAACAAGGTGCAGCTATTCGAGAGACGGTGGAGGAATTAGGTATTAGCAGGGAAGCAATAAAAAACATTTTTCCACTGGATTATATGATTTCACCTTATGGGATGATTGTATATCCGTTTGTAGGATTTATTACTGAACCTAATAAAGTCAAGCCAAATCCTTCAGAGGTGGGAGAAATTTTTACCGTCCCGTTGTCCTTTTTTGTTAATCATCCTCCAAATATATACAAAATAAACTTTAAAGCTGAGCCAGAAGAAAATTTTCCTTATGATCTAATCGCTGGAGGGAAGAACTATAATTGGAGAACAAGAGACCTTGAGGAATATTTCTATCATTATAATGATAAAGTCATATGGGGTTTGACAGCGAAGATATTAGTGCATTTTATTGAAATGGTACGCTAA
- a CDS encoding aspartate kinase → MKVVKFGGSSLASGKQMEKVFQIVTSDRERKIVVVSAPGKRFASDEKVTDLLIECAVAALQNHSFNEKLDAVIERYASIAEELLLPNTVIQEIQEDLMLRLQGDKSKPDRFMDRIKASGEDNQAKLTAAFFRKKGIESYYVDPREAGLLVSNEPGNAQVLPEAYDQLYLLRNRSGILIFPGFFGYSKEGEVFTFSRSGSDITGSILANAIKADLYENFTDVDAVYSVNPSIVEEPKEIKELTYREMRELSYAGFTVLHDEALVPAFRAGIPVQIKNTNNPSAPGTRIVNERNNTNGPVIGIASDKGFCSIYVSKYLMNREIGFGRKLLGVLEGFGLSYEHTPSGIDDISVILRENQLDEILEQKIIHRIKTELHADEVEIVHSLALIMVVGEGMRHNVGTMARASKALARYSVNIEMINQGSSEVSMMFGVKEMDEKRAVQALYEEFFVPVTV, encoded by the coding sequence ATGAAAGTAGTAAAGTTTGGCGGTTCATCATTGGCATCCGGAAAACAAATGGAGAAAGTATTCCAAATTGTTACTTCGGACAGGGAAAGAAAAATTGTTGTAGTATCTGCACCAGGGAAAAGATTTGCAAGTGATGAAAAAGTAACAGATTTATTAATTGAATGTGCAGTTGCAGCATTACAAAATCATAGTTTCAATGAAAAACTTGATGCTGTAATTGAGAGGTATGCATCTATTGCTGAAGAATTGTTACTCCCTAATACTGTTATTCAAGAAATTCAAGAGGATTTAATGCTAAGACTTCAAGGTGATAAGAGCAAGCCTGACCGGTTTATGGACCGAATAAAAGCAAGTGGAGAAGATAACCAAGCTAAATTAACAGCTGCCTTTTTTAGAAAAAAGGGTATCGAATCGTATTATGTAGACCCTCGTGAAGCTGGATTACTGGTTAGTAATGAACCAGGAAATGCACAAGTATTGCCAGAGGCATATGACCAATTATACTTACTAAGAAATCGGTCAGGGATTTTGATTTTTCCGGGATTCTTTGGCTACAGTAAGGAAGGAGAGGTTTTTACATTTTCTCGAAGTGGATCTGACATTACTGGCTCGATACTTGCCAATGCTATAAAAGCAGACTTGTATGAAAACTTTACAGATGTGGATGCTGTCTATTCTGTTAACCCGAGTATTGTAGAGGAACCTAAGGAAATTAAGGAATTAACCTACCGTGAGATGCGTGAGCTATCATATGCAGGCTTTACTGTATTACATGACGAAGCACTGGTCCCGGCCTTTAGAGCGGGGATACCTGTTCAAATTAAAAATACCAATAATCCAAGTGCACCTGGAACAAGAATTGTAAATGAACGTAACAATACTAATGGACCTGTCATTGGAATTGCAAGTGATAAAGGGTTCTGCAGCATATATGTTAGTAAGTATTTGATGAATAGAGAAATTGGATTTGGCCGGAAGTTACTTGGGGTATTAGAGGGTTTTGGGCTTTCATATGAACATACCCCTTCAGGCATTGATGATATTTCCGTCATCCTAAGAGAAAATCAGCTAGACGAAATCCTTGAACAAAAAATTATACATCGAATTAAGACGGAACTGCATGCTGACGAGGTAGAAATTGTGCATAGCCTTGCTCTCATAATGGTTGTAGGTGAGGGTATGCGCCATAATGTCGGTACGATGGCCAGAGCTTCTAAGGCACTGGCACGATATAGTGTTAATATAGAAATGATCAACCAAGGTTCATCTGAGGTTAGCATGATGTTTGGGGTTAAGGAAATGGATGAAAAAAGAGCGGTTCAAGCACTTTATGAAGAATTTTTTGTGCCTGTAACGGTGTAA